ATTCTATTATTCTCATCTTCCGATTTCACCTTCCCATCTTCATCCTCGTCTTCCTGCTTGTCTAACGTGGTGATCTCGATGCTAGGTGTCTCGGCTATCGTATACTGGCTCAAATCAGAAGCTCTGTCCCTGTTTCGATACCTCAGATGATTCTCCACGAGTCTTCCAGTTAGTTCGAATCTGCTGTCACAGGAGTTGCTCTTTATCAGCCTGAATTTTACGTAATCGTTCGATCCATCGACGCATTTGAATCTATTTTCTACTACTGGTGATATTAGTGGCCCATTGCTAGAGTTTACCACTTTGCCGCCATAGTAAGTGACTGACGTGCCATATTCGCGAATCTTTTTAAGAACGTCTGGAGATACGTAATGATTCGATCCACCTGACTCGGTCACATCGTTCTCGTGACAGTCGACTTCCTCATCTTCCGAGGAAATACACTGCACTCCGCTCCCAGGATCAGTGTCAGGATAATCGCTAGACACCCCAGAGCTTACGCTACCAGCATCCCAATTATTGTGGTGATGATGGTGGTGATGGTAACGGTTCATCTTGTTCTTGGAGGAAGTCGAGTCGCTCGGCGATGTGTGGCCGCTCCTGGCCTCGAAACTTTGTGCCAGAATCCTGGTTTTTGACTCGCAACGGGGACTGTCTAATTCGTCCTTGCATCCAACCACCGATGCGGTCGAAGATGTGGATTTCTCCATGTTCTCGAATAGTTTCGTGAGATCCTTCGCCCTGCTGGAACATCTGAACATGGCATGGTAATTTTCGCTAAATGAAGTTGAGTAAGTAGGATGGTGCGTAGTTCGTTACTGATCAAAAGTTTGGAATTACTATGTTTTCATAGAGTTCAAAGTTTAAGAAAGGGAAAAGTGACTTTGGAATTCTGGCAGCATCGAAAATTGTTACATCAATAATTTATTGAAGCGAAGGAACTTTACTGTTGATATCTGTTGCGTTACTTACGAGATAATAGTAATGAAATTAATAGTTGAAAAGTGATTCCAAACATTCGTCCAGCAACGTATATTAAACCGAGTAGTGTTCATCTTTCGCTAGTATATGCATTTTACTAAACTTTTGCAAAAACTTTTTGCAAACTTTTCGCAGAAAAAAAAATCATATTCTACCTGGTAGCCTCATCCACCTTCTCCGACATTTCATCAAAATGGCTGTCATCAATGCTACTCAGATCCTTCATACTAGCACTCTTCCTGCTCTTACAATCCCGCGAGAACGTCGAGTTAGACGGATTCTTCATCTTCAATGTATTCTCAAACATAAGTCTCACGTTTTTCACGGTATCAGGATCAGGTAGTTCTTCATCGATAAGCTCACGGTTTACTCTAATAGGATGATAAAAGAAATGCTTCCTGATAGACGACTGTTTCGGGCTTTTAGCATTGACATCTGAACTCTCGCAACTTCTCTGGCAATTCTCTGCGTCCGTTTTCTTCTGTATAGCTCCTGCTATCTTACAGCTTGGCTCTGATCTCACCTTTCCAACGTTAGATGGTTTGCGCTCTATGGTTTCCGCGCGTACTGGTTCTATAATCACAACGTTATTATCCAACAGAAGCTCCTGGAAGGAATATTCTCGCAGATATTGGATCAATCCCTCATACGTGACGTCATTACGAGCATTAGTGTACATGTTCTTGCCGAACATGTTCGACTTGACGATCTTGTAACGAACATGATCGAACTCCTGATCGTCATCCTGCTGACACTCGATCGAATCCACGCAACTGATCGATCTTGTCAGATTACCGTGCATCTTTTGACTCTCGTTCTCCTTTGACGATAATCCCTTGTCTGTGCAGTTAGACACGTGATCCTCATCGATGCCATCGTCGACGGATCTTCGTCTGGTGTCGCTTCCGGATTCTGATCCTAAACCCAGATCAGAGCTCTCTGATCGTGCCTCGAAACCTAAGCTTCCTTTCACTACGCTACAAGCCTTCCCGATAATATTCGATGTCTCTTTGACGATCCTCTCGAATCTACCTTCCGTCTGTTTTCCCTTAATACCATCTTTCTGTGAGTTTTTCTGCTCGGAAGTGTTCCTCGCGTTCACCACGCTCGTGTTCGCCTCGCGTTCTTCCTGGTTTACGCTCTAAAACGACAGAAATTGCATTTTGTAAGGAATACAAGTTCTTTGGGATGTTTCATGGTTGAATGGTCTTATGTGTGATTACGTTTTCAATATTGCAAATACGGAGGAACGAGGTTGGAGATTCTATTAAAGAAATTGAGGTGAAAGATGTGTACGAGGAAGAGAAAGCTTTTATCTGTATATATCATTAGGCTACGTATCGAACGAAAATATTTTGTACACGTACAAAGCGCTTGATGGTCGAAAATATTTTGCAACTATATAAAGATACTTGGTCGCTAAGAATATTTTCTAATTGTATAAAGACGCTTCATGGTACTTTAAATCTgccattaatatttaaattaggTGCTAATCTTTGCCGGAGAATCTTCCAAAATTTACACATTTTATAAATCTatgaatttatgaaaaatgataAATTGTTCCATTTAAAACTTCTACGATTTCTAAAATTAAAATGGATAAAATGAATCGAGAGATGGAGAAACTATTCTTTATCACTTACCTCTACGTTCTTCAGAGCCCCATCAACCTCGTCGATCTTCCCATTCGATTGCACCAGGTCGATACAATTGCCTGACTCTTGTCCATTACTCTGAGACTTCTCGTTCTTTTGCTCGTCCTTCTTAAAGGAACCAACTTCGATGGTAAGACTTCGATGTCGCCTCTTGGTCACGTCGCTATCGATGACCTTGAGCACCTGTGGCCTACGCGACATGTCCTCCTGCTCCTCCGTGTCCGAGATCCAAATCGATTTATAGTCTTCCGCCTCCTCGACCTTCCGATCGATCTGTTTCTCTCCTACCAGCACCAGCTCGTCATCGAGCCTGTATCTACTCTCTTTGATATTCGAACACGTGGATCTTTGATCTACGAATTCGTTTCGGAGGTAAGTTATCGAGTCCCTGTCGTCCTCGAAATCCTCTCGAACTTCGTGACGTAGCTCCTCCTTTGTGTTCTGCAGTGATAAATTATCTCTGAATAGACGCAAAGAACCGGTTTTTTCTTTTTGACAATCGAATTCTTCGATGTCTTGCGGGCTGTTCCCTTCCTTGGTGCTGCTTTCTTTACATTTTTCCTCGTCTGTAGCGTTGCTCCTCGTGGATGATCTCTCCACCACGACGCGAGACTCGAGATATTCcagtggttttaggtttgggTCGTTCCTTTGACGGAGGTTATTGTTACGCGCGTCCTCCTCGTCGAATTCCAAACGTACGTTCGATAAAGGTAAGAGGTTCAGAACGTCGAAGTACTCTAGCTCGCCATCGTCTTCGAACAGAATGCTGTCCAGGCTCCTGTGCTCCTTCCGTTTACGTTTCACCTGAGAATGGAATGTTCTCTGTTCCTTTCAAAATTGTTTTATACACATTCATatcgtattttataaattatcaaaCAACCGAGCAATAGTAGTATAGTAGAACTCCATTTTTGTCAGAATTCTATGGAATGAATATGTTTTCTATTCCTTTTAAAATTATTGTAcacctttttacgttatgtttTGTAAATTACTACCAATAAACGTATAGTACAACTGCATGTTTATCAGAATCTAATTGTAAGAAGGAAGATCTTGGACCAGTCGCGGAAGTATCGATATTCCATCGTAACTTCGAGATAAACGCGACTATCCTCGTTCTCAAACGCTATTCGAGATAAGAGTGAATTTATGGGGTATGGTATATAGTGAGATATAAGGACGCGCTCTATGTATCCTGTAGGAAGCATCAAATGCTCCCGACGAGAAATTTATACGTGTAGTATCGGTTAGTATTCAAATGATTAGCAAACACAGGCCAAATGATACCAATATTAAAGTCAACATTAATTTAGAATTAACACTAGAATTTAGTACATATGATATTCAGTGCGTGACATTTTCTACTCGGATTCCGTTCATTTAATTAGCTTTATAAGAATATTAATTTCCATTCCACAATCAATCAATTAACCCTATGTGACATGTAACATAGGAATCTCGTTTCCTGATGATCATCAAATATCTCCGTTTCATATGAGTCGCTTGAACAGTAGAAACGCAAGATTTACCTGAGTGTAGATGCAATCGATACTGCGATTTCCTTCGATTGGCCAGCCGTCTTCGACAATGTCCACTAAATCGCTAACGGTGTCCAACGACTGCACACTGCGGTAACGTCTCGGTGATTCGGGCCAGTCGAGGATGTTCAATCGATCAGGATCGGTCCGATTGCCTCGAGTGTAGTGCAGAGGATCCGGAAACGAGGGGAGTCCCGAAGGAATCGAGTGAAGGCCGCAAGCAGATCTCGAGTGATACGATTTCGCCTCGTTGAATCGTTCGTACGAATCCGAAAGATGCTGTTGACTCTTGCAGAGTCTGAAATATAAAGTACAAACGCATTGGAAAACCATTGAATCGAGACGTAGAAATATTATGGTAACAACGTAAGATATTGTTCTTGAAATAAACTGGAACTTGAAGATTCGTAGGATTTATTTCTGTTTCTTATCGGAGCTATCAGATCTCGGGATAGCATTCGCTATTCGGTATAATATACCACGTAATTGAAACCAAAGGTATTTTCATGCTGGTTATAGcagatagaaaataaatattatcagataaaattaaataacttaCGTCTCGAACTATAATAATTCTTTCTCCTTCGCATAACGTATTTTACGCTATAAAAATGATTTAAACCAATAGCGAATAAAGAAATACATCGATCAATATGTGCAAAAGTGTAGAATGCAATTCGGAGAGAAAAGCAACAGTTGCATCGTCCGAATAAGTTTTTAGTTTACAGAGATAAATTTATTCCCTATGAACCGTCTCGGATGTTCTTGTTGTTCGACTTGTGTTTGAGGAATACATACAAGTAGTTGGAGTTTCCATTTACTAAAACGACAAGAATTAAAGGATTCGGTACGCCTGTTTCAGGTCATTGCATTATTAATGCGGCTTTAACTTAGCAGACCTTTTGCAGCGAACCGTGGAAGGCCGATAGAAACAAGAAAGTTTCTTGAGTGACGTACGACTTGGTTTCATATAGAAAATCTTGTATGCTGTGTACAAACGAGTTTCTGGCTGGTCCATGAATTTCGAAAATGTTTGGCATAGCAGACAAATTGCAGGTTGGTTAATTTATTCGACCTGCCATAGCTTTCCCTTCGAATTGACCAATTTAACGAACACTATTCGATATTATCCAACGCAAAGTGAATACATTCGCTGTTATTCGCGCACATATCGCGTTGATTGTTATTGCACATATTGTGTGTATTTTAAATTCAGTACCTTCGTAagagaaatacaaattttacctACGATGTATTAGTTAAATGTTTGTCGTGAAAAAGCCTTGATTCTTTGATTAATGATTAAAATTAACGATTAACGATTAACAATTTGTAAAGTTACGTATACGAAGATAGTACTTGTTCGAAATTTTATTCaagatattatataaaatgaagGATATTATGGAGGAGAAAATTATGGATATTGATATTTTAGCATCAACGAATTCGTTAAACagtagaaattaaattttctgtTCGTACGGTAAAACGATTCTCTTAATTACATTACAGATATTACTTTGCTATTTGCACGGTTTCGATTAAACTGGCTACGAAGCTTGTGACTGATTGGGGTGGTAATTTTCGAACAGATATTATTCTCTACAAGAACGTGTAAAAAAATCCGACTATTGGACGAAACAGAGTATCGCGTCCTACGAACAGAGTTGTTACGTGCAGTTAAAAAGCTCGAACAAGCTCCTTATGCTTAACCCGTTCTATGGTAATTAGCGTTTCATAATGAAAGATAGTTTCTTGTCTTGTAATACGCGAGTCACGCGATTCAAATACAACGTTGCTCTTCTTTATGCTTGATCGTATTGTTAATTTCTTTCGTAGAAAAGGACAGAAGCAGATTATCCTTCTTAATCGCTCGAATTTcacaaaaatgaaaatttattcgcGATGATTCACTGATTTAGCCATCTATaatgatttttaaataaacGAGACTTTCCAAACTATATTTAGTTACTATAATTAATCCAATAACGTAAGTGACGTAAGACTTTTTTACGATAAGATCACAAGGATACAGAGATCGTAATTACAAGCATCTTTATTCGATAACTAACGGATGTTCCTGAATGATGTCATCGCCGTCTCTGAGACAACGTTCGTTCTAACATACCTATCCTTCAAAGAATTGCGATCTATCAGCTTGGCTCGTGGAATCAATTGATGCCTCCTAGGCAAATCGAAGGTCGATTGCCCGAGCCTGAAGTGATGCGCCTCTCGATCGTGTCGAGATTCGTCCTCGGATATCACCGCAAGGCTCCTTGTTCGTTTCAAGAGCTTCCTGCGGTCCTGCGTGGACTGCGCTGAATTGGCCTCGTGTCGTCCCCCTTCTCTGTAATCGatcaaattaaatattaaacatattaATCCTGTTTGCTTATCGTTGACGATAATACCTCTTCGATAATACCTTAAGAGACTTTTGAAGTATAGTACATCAATAATTGATTTTCAGAGATAATTAACTAGCACTTTGAAACTTTCATTTGTTACGAAACTTTCGTGGGAAGCTTTGTTCGAATTTTGGCCACCACGCGCTAATGGAGATTATGTACTCTGTTTcgaaaatttcattgaaaattcaGTGATAATTTTCCTATACGTGTTACGAAAATTTGTCGtacttgtaatttctatattgcATTTTCAAATTAGTTTCaaacttgagattatccgcttcATTTCTTTCCAAGATTCCATTGAATGTCCAATAATAATTTTCTTGCGCTTGTCACGGCAATTTTTAGTACTCGTaatttctatgtatattttcaaGTTTGTTTGAAACTTTATCAAT
The Bombus affinis isolate iyBomAffi1 chromosome 2, iyBomAffi1.2, whole genome shotgun sequence genome window above contains:
- the LOC126928910 gene encoding uncharacterized protein LOC126928910 isoform X1 gives rise to the protein MGGVQSGTHTLGEALWVQERQRQKCHREGGRHEANSAQSTQDRRKLLKRTRSLAVISEDESRHDREAHHFRLGQSTFDLPRRHQLIPRAKLIDRNSLKDRLCKSQQHLSDSYERFNEAKSYHSRSACGLHSIPSGLPSFPDPLHYTRGNRTDPDRLNILDWPESPRRYRSVQSLDTVSDLVDIVEDGWPIEGNRSIDCIYTQVKRKRKEHRSLDSILFEDDGELEYFDVLNLLPLSNVRLEFDEEDARNNNLRQRNDPNLKPLEYLESRVVVERSSTRSNATDEEKCKESSTKEGNSPQDIEEFDCQKEKTGSLRLFRDNLSLQNTKEELRHEVREDFEDDRDSITYLRNEFVDQRSTCSNIKESRYRLDDELVLVGEKQIDRKVEEAEDYKSIWISDTEEQEDMSRRPQVLKVIDSDVTKRRHRSLTIEVGSFKKDEQKNEKSQSNGQESGNCIDLVQSNGKIDEVDGALKNVESVNQEEREANTSVVNARNTSEQKNSQKDGIKGKQTEGRFERIVKETSNIIGKACSVVKGSLGFEARSESSDLGLGSESGSDTRRRSVDDGIDEDHVSNCTDKGLSSKENESQKMHGNLTRSISCVDSIECQQDDDQEFDHVRYKIVKSNMFGKNMYTNARNDVTYEGLIQYLREYSFQELLLDNNVVIIEPVRAETIERKPSNVGKVRSEPSCKIAGAIQKKTDAENCQRSCESSDVNAKSPKQSSIRKHFFYHPIRVNRELIDEELPDPDTVKNVRLMFENTLKMKNPSNSTFSRDCKSRKSASMKDLSSIDDSHFDEMSEKVDEATRCSSRAKDLTKLFENMEKSTSSTASVVGCKDELDSPRCESKTRILAQSFEARSGHTSPSDSTSSKNKMNRYHHHHHHHNNWDAGSVSSGVSSDYPDTDPGSGVQCISSEDEEVDCHENDVTESGGSNHYVSPDVLKKIREYGTSVTYYGGKVVNSSNGPLISPVVENRFKCVDGSNDYVKFRLIKSNSCDSRFELTGRLVENHLRYRNRDRASDLSQYTIAETPSIEITTLDKQEDEDEDGKVKSEDENNRIKEVKREPPVVIGLEPKKEENKEAKDIKVDFKLGDLEDAKSDYASRFIGSALNRWQVNENNWRTDDFGKMEFEEFEVLEDSLNGTESQRLETS
- the LOC126928910 gene encoding uncharacterized protein LOC126928910 isoform X2, giving the protein MFAVKIVYCQVTMEFVENAGNAREGGRHEANSAQSTQDRRKLLKRTRSLAVISEDESRHDREAHHFRLGQSTFDLPRRHQLIPRAKLIDRNSLKDRLCKSQQHLSDSYERFNEAKSYHSRSACGLHSIPSGLPSFPDPLHYTRGNRTDPDRLNILDWPESPRRYRSVQSLDTVSDLVDIVEDGWPIEGNRSIDCIYTQVKRKRKEHRSLDSILFEDDGELEYFDVLNLLPLSNVRLEFDEEDARNNNLRQRNDPNLKPLEYLESRVVVERSSTRSNATDEEKCKESSTKEGNSPQDIEEFDCQKEKTGSLRLFRDNLSLQNTKEELRHEVREDFEDDRDSITYLRNEFVDQRSTCSNIKESRYRLDDELVLVGEKQIDRKVEEAEDYKSIWISDTEEQEDMSRRPQVLKVIDSDVTKRRHRSLTIEVGSFKKDEQKNEKSQSNGQESGNCIDLVQSNGKIDEVDGALKNVESVNQEEREANTSVVNARNTSEQKNSQKDGIKGKQTEGRFERIVKETSNIIGKACSVVKGSLGFEARSESSDLGLGSESGSDTRRRSVDDGIDEDHVSNCTDKGLSSKENESQKMHGNLTRSISCVDSIECQQDDDQEFDHVRYKIVKSNMFGKNMYTNARNDVTYEGLIQYLREYSFQELLLDNNVVIIEPVRAETIERKPSNVGKVRSEPSCKIAGAIQKKTDAENCQRSCESSDVNAKSPKQSSIRKHFFYHPIRVNRELIDEELPDPDTVKNVRLMFENTLKMKNPSNSTFSRDCKSRKSASMKDLSSIDDSHFDEMSEKVDEATRCSSRAKDLTKLFENMEKSTSSTASVVGCKDELDSPRCESKTRILAQSFEARSGHTSPSDSTSSKNKMNRYHHHHHHHNNWDAGSVSSGVSSDYPDTDPGSGVQCISSEDEEVDCHENDVTESGGSNHYVSPDVLKKIREYGTSVTYYGGKVVNSSNGPLISPVVENRFKCVDGSNDYVKFRLIKSNSCDSRFELTGRLVENHLRYRNRDRASDLSQYTIAETPSIEITTLDKQEDEDEDGKVKSEDENNRIKEVKREPPVVIGLEPKKEENKEAKDIKVDFKLGDLEDAKSDYASRFIGSALNRWQVNENNWRTDDFGKMEFEEFEVLEDSLNGTESQRLETS